One genomic region from Jiangella sp. DSM 45060 encodes:
- a CDS encoding IclR family transcriptional regulator has protein sequence METESSRARSGGVQSVERAFGLLETMADHGGSMGLSQLATASQLPLPTIHRIVRTLVDLGYLRQEPSRRYALGPRLIRLGESSSTMLSTWARPQLTHLVDELGESANLAMLDGDQIVYVAQVPSRHSMRMFTEVGRRVWPHCTAVGKAVLATLPERTVREMLQRTGLPQQTEHTITDAAAFGRELALTADRGYALDDGEQELGVRCVAVVVPDAPSRLGLSVSGPSSRVTDDVVARAVPLLTRAARDLSEELNGQSRT, from the coding sequence GTGGAAACCGAGTCGTCGCGGGCTCGCTCGGGTGGCGTGCAGTCGGTCGAGCGGGCGTTCGGCCTGCTCGAGACCATGGCCGACCACGGCGGCAGCATGGGGTTGTCCCAGCTGGCCACGGCCTCTCAGCTGCCACTGCCGACCATCCACCGCATCGTCCGTACCCTCGTCGACCTCGGCTACCTGCGTCAGGAGCCGTCGCGACGATACGCCCTCGGGCCGCGCCTGATCAGGCTCGGCGAGAGCTCCTCGACCATGCTCAGCACGTGGGCACGGCCGCAGCTCACTCACCTGGTCGACGAGCTGGGCGAGTCGGCGAACCTCGCGATGCTCGACGGTGACCAGATCGTATACGTGGCGCAGGTGCCGTCGCGCCATTCCATGCGGATGTTCACCGAGGTCGGCCGCCGGGTCTGGCCCCACTGCACCGCTGTCGGCAAGGCCGTGCTGGCCACGCTGCCGGAGCGGACGGTGCGCGAGATGCTGCAACGCACCGGCCTGCCGCAGCAGACCGAGCACACCATCACCGACGCGGCGGCGTTCGGCCGCGAGCTCGCGCTGACGGCGGACCGCGGCTACGCCCTCGACGACGGCGAGCAGGAGCTCGGCGTGCGCTGCGTCGCCGTCGTGGTGCCCGACGCGCCGTCGAGGCTGGGGCTGTCCGTCTCCGGGCCGTCGTCGCGGGTCACCGACGACGTCGTCGCCCGCGCCGTCCCGCTGCTGACCCGCGCCGCCCGCGATCTCTCCGAGGAGCTGAACGGGCAGAGCCGGACCTGA
- a CDS encoding NAD-dependent malic enzyme codes for MATPSPGYAITVRVEAPSSSTATSGLAAAVSAAGGALTALDVVESFADRLVVDVTCDAVDSDHAESITKALTQVAGVTVRKVSDRTFLIHLGGKLEVNPKVPLKHRDDLSRAYTPGVARVCLAIAENPEDARRLTIKRNTVAVVTDGSAVLGLGNIGPAAALPVMEGKAALFKQFAGVDAWPVCLDTQDTDEIVSIVHALAPVYGGINLEDIAAPRCFEIEARLRELLDIPVFHDDQHGTAIVVLAALYNALRVVGKSLDSVRVVVSGVGAAGHAIIRLLAAQGVTDIVACDRRGAVHAENGEGRDEFRRWIAQNTNPRAATGSLREVLSGADVFIGVSGPNLLTGEDVATMAPDAIVFALANPDPEVDPIAAREHAAVVATGRSDFPNQINNVLAFPGFFRGMLDAGAHHISDAVMLAAARAIADAVGPEQVNASYIVPSVFDPEVAPAVAAAVKQAAQTS; via the coding sequence ATGGCAACGCCCAGTCCGGGATACGCGATCACAGTCCGCGTCGAGGCGCCGTCCTCGTCGACGGCCACCAGCGGCCTGGCCGCCGCCGTCAGCGCGGCCGGGGGCGCGCTGACCGCCCTCGACGTCGTCGAGTCGTTCGCCGACCGCCTGGTCGTCGACGTCACCTGCGACGCGGTCGACTCCGACCACGCCGAATCGATCACCAAGGCGCTGACGCAGGTCGCCGGCGTCACCGTCCGGAAGGTGAGCGACCGGACCTTCCTCATCCACCTCGGCGGCAAGCTCGAGGTCAACCCGAAGGTCCCGCTCAAGCACCGCGACGACCTCTCTCGCGCCTACACGCCGGGCGTCGCCCGGGTGTGCCTGGCCATCGCCGAGAATCCCGAGGACGCCCGCCGGCTGACCATCAAGCGCAACACCGTCGCCGTCGTCACCGACGGGTCGGCCGTGCTCGGCCTGGGCAACATCGGCCCGGCCGCCGCGCTGCCCGTCATGGAGGGCAAGGCGGCGCTGTTCAAGCAGTTCGCCGGAGTCGACGCCTGGCCGGTCTGCCTCGACACCCAGGACACCGACGAGATCGTGTCCATCGTCCACGCGCTGGCTCCGGTGTACGGCGGCATCAACCTCGAGGACATCGCCGCACCCCGCTGCTTCGAGATCGAGGCGCGGCTGCGCGAGCTGCTCGACATCCCCGTCTTCCACGACGACCAGCACGGCACCGCCATCGTCGTGCTGGCCGCGCTCTACAACGCGCTGCGCGTCGTCGGGAAGTCGCTCGACTCCGTCCGCGTCGTCGTGAGCGGTGTCGGCGCGGCCGGCCACGCGATCATCCGGCTGCTCGCCGCCCAGGGCGTCACCGACATCGTCGCCTGCGACCGCCGCGGCGCCGTCCACGCCGAGAACGGCGAGGGCCGCGACGAGTTCCGCCGCTGGATCGCGCAGAACACCAACCCGCGCGCCGCCACCGGCTCGCTGCGCGAGGTGCTGTCCGGCGCCGACGTCTTCATCGGCGTCTCCGGCCCCAACCTGCTCACCGGCGAGGACGTCGCCACCATGGCGCCCGACGCGATCGTGTTCGCGCTGGCCAACCCCGACCCCGAGGTCGACCCCATCGCGGCGCGCGAGCACGCCGCCGTCGTCGCGACCGGCCGTTCGGACTTCCCCAACCAGATCAACAACGTGCTCGCCTTCCCCGGCTTCTTCCGCGGCATGCTCGACGCCGGCGCCCACCACATCTCCGACGCCGTCATGCTGGCCGCCGCCCGCGCCATCGCCGACG
- a CDS encoding (Fe-S)-binding protein, whose amino-acid sequence MVLNTGSGSFDAHHPPRRELLDECVHCGFCLPTCPTYAVDGEEMDSPRGRIYLIDLAQRGEIPLDRTIAGHLDSCLGCLACVPACPSGVKYDLLLEATRPQLERHVPRTRRERLVRRAIFAVFPYPARMRAAALLGVLYRRLGLRALAHRLGLVDRLPAELRAAEDLLPPVPVRSLFRRPPPVVPAAGERRLRVALLEGCAQRVLFGDVNAATARVLAAEGCEVVVPPGQQCCGALNLHAGLEDDAAALARRLIDTFETARADVVVVNVAGCGSSMKEYDRLLADDPAYAERAARFAASVRDVTELLAELEPRAPRHPVRAKVAYHDACHLANAQRIRRQPRDLLRAVPGVELTDIAEAEICCGSAGIYNLVQPRMAEELGRRKAANIEAAEPDVVATANAGCLLQVRRFLGTDVPLVHPIEILDASIRGVALERARR is encoded by the coding sequence ATGGTTCTGAACACGGGATCCGGCTCGTTCGACGCACACCACCCGCCGCGGCGCGAGCTGCTGGACGAGTGCGTGCACTGCGGGTTCTGCCTGCCCACCTGCCCGACGTACGCGGTCGACGGCGAGGAGATGGACTCACCGCGCGGGCGGATCTACCTGATCGACCTCGCCCAGCGCGGCGAGATCCCGCTGGACCGCACCATCGCCGGGCACCTCGACTCCTGCCTGGGCTGCCTGGCCTGCGTGCCGGCCTGCCCGTCCGGCGTCAAGTACGACCTGCTGCTGGAGGCAACCCGCCCGCAGCTGGAGCGGCACGTCCCGCGCACACGGCGAGAGCGGCTGGTGCGCCGGGCGATCTTCGCGGTGTTCCCGTACCCCGCGCGGATGCGGGCCGCCGCGCTGCTCGGCGTGCTGTACCGGCGGCTCGGGCTGCGGGCGCTGGCGCACCGGCTCGGTCTCGTGGACCGGCTGCCGGCCGAGCTGCGGGCCGCCGAGGACCTGCTGCCGCCGGTGCCGGTCCGGTCGCTGTTCCGCCGTCCGCCGCCGGTCGTCCCGGCTGCGGGGGAGCGGCGGCTGCGGGTCGCGCTGCTGGAGGGCTGCGCGCAGCGGGTGCTGTTCGGCGACGTCAACGCGGCGACGGCGCGGGTGCTGGCGGCCGAGGGCTGCGAGGTCGTGGTGCCGCCGGGCCAGCAGTGCTGCGGCGCGCTGAACCTGCACGCCGGCCTCGAGGACGACGCCGCGGCCCTGGCCCGGCGGCTGATCGACACGTTCGAGACGGCGCGGGCCGACGTCGTCGTGGTCAACGTCGCCGGCTGCGGCTCGTCGATGAAGGAGTACGACCGCCTGCTGGCCGACGACCCCGCCTACGCCGAGCGGGCCGCCCGCTTCGCCGCGTCCGTCCGCGACGTCACCGAGCTGCTGGCCGAGCTGGAGCCGCGGGCGCCGCGGCACCCCGTCCGGGCCAAGGTCGCCTACCACGACGCCTGCCACCTGGCGAACGCGCAACGGATCCGCCGTCAGCCGCGCGACCTACTGCGCGCCGTCCCCGGCGTCGAGCTCACCGACATCGCGGAGGCGGAGATCTGCTGCGGGTCGGCCGGCATCTACAACCTGGTCCAGCCGCGCATGGCCGAGGAGCTGGGCCGGCGCAAGGCCGCGAACATCGAGGCGGCCGAACCGGACGTCGTGGCCACCGCGAACGCGGGCTGCCTGCTGCAGGTGCGGCGCTTCCTCGGCACGGACGTCCCGCTGGTGCACCCGATCGAGATCCTGGACGCCTCGATCCGCGGCGTCGCGCTGGAGCGGGCGCGACGATGA
- a CDS encoding FAD-binding oxidoreductase, with protein sequence MSTVTTYRPTTLRSLRDALADGAGGRLVIAGAGTAADWGGAPEYDAVLDTTAMNGLISYNPTDMTVGVQAGMPFATLQETLAEHGQWVALDPARAGTVGGLVATADAGPVRHTFGALRDSVIGVTVVLADGTVARSGGHVIKNVAGYDLAKLFHGSLGTLGVLAEVILRVHPRAAATATLAVPCDAATAFDLGGRLIHGSLEPVAVEWCDGTLLARFDGTAGGVEDRLRRARVLAGPDATEAGDGVWVSVAELVRGVDGDTVVRLGTAPDRTPSLAGLVARAAAEHAVDAAMTSSPFAGAHTVRLRGGTAAAHAAVVTALRTEHPAATVCRWTDGLRAELPAWGEPPPAVAMLRAVKRAFDPDDRLGRGRLAPWF encoded by the coding sequence ATGAGCACCGTGACGACGTACCGGCCGACGACGCTGCGGTCGCTGCGCGACGCCTTGGCCGACGGCGCCGGCGGGCGGCTGGTCATCGCCGGCGCCGGGACCGCGGCGGACTGGGGTGGTGCGCCGGAGTACGACGCCGTCCTCGACACCACCGCGATGAACGGCCTGATCAGCTACAACCCGACCGACATGACGGTGGGCGTGCAGGCCGGGATGCCGTTCGCGACGCTGCAGGAGACGCTGGCCGAGCACGGCCAGTGGGTGGCGCTCGACCCGGCCCGCGCGGGCACCGTCGGCGGGCTGGTCGCGACGGCCGACGCCGGGCCGGTGCGGCACACGTTCGGCGCGCTGCGCGACTCGGTGATCGGCGTCACGGTGGTGCTGGCGGACGGCACGGTGGCGCGCTCCGGCGGCCACGTGATCAAGAACGTCGCCGGGTACGACCTGGCGAAGTTGTTCCACGGCTCGCTCGGCACGCTCGGTGTGCTGGCCGAGGTGATCCTGCGGGTGCATCCGCGCGCCGCGGCGACGGCGACGCTGGCGGTCCCGTGCGACGCGGCCACGGCGTTCGACCTCGGCGGCCGGCTGATCCACGGATCGCTGGAGCCCGTGGCCGTCGAGTGGTGCGACGGCACCCTGCTGGCCCGGTTCGACGGCACCGCCGGCGGCGTCGAGGACCGGCTGCGACGGGCCCGCGTCCTCGCCGGCCCGGACGCCACCGAGGCGGGGGACGGCGTGTGGGTGAGCGTCGCCGAGCTCGTTCGCGGGGTCGACGGCGACACCGTTGTCCGCCTCGGCACGGCACCGGACCGCACGCCGTCGCTGGCCGGCCTGGTCGCCCGCGCGGCGGCCGAGCACGCCGTCGACGCGGCGATGACCAGCAGCCCGTTCGCCGGCGCGCACACCGTCCGGCTGCGCGGTGGGACCGCGGCCGCTCACGCCGCCGTCGTCACCGCCCTACGCACCGAGCACCCGGCCGCCACCGTCTGCCGGTGGACCGACGGCCTGCGCGCCGAGCTGCCCGCCTGGGGCGAGCCGCCGCCCGCCGTCGCAATGCTGCGCGCCGTCAAACGCGCCTTCGACCCCGACGACCGGCTCGGCCGAGGGAGGCTCGCGCCATGGTTCTGA